A single region of the Cynocephalus volans isolate mCynVol1 chromosome 12, mCynVol1.pri, whole genome shotgun sequence genome encodes:
- the SBF1 gene encoding myotubularin-related protein 5 isoform X1, with amino-acid sequence MARLADYFVLVAFGPHPRGSGEGQGQILQRFPEKDWEDNPFPQGIELFCQPSGWQLCPERNPPTFFVAVLTDINSERHYCACLTFWEPVEPTQAVVCTEDSAEREEEADEGGRGQLSPTAQAPPAQLFAPKTLVLVSRLDHAEVFRNSLGLIYTIHVEGLNVCLENVIGNLLTCTVPLAGGSQRTISLGAGDRQVIQTPLVDSLPVSRCSVALLFRQLGITNVLSLFCAALTEHKVLFLSRSYQRLADACRGLLALLFPLRYSFTYVPILPAQLLEVLSTPTPFIIGVNAAFQAETQELLDVIIADLDGGTVTVPECVHIPPLPEPLQSQTHSILSMVLDPELEMADLAFPPPTTSISSLKMQDKELRAVFLRLFAQLLQGYRWCLNIVRIHPEPVIRFHKAAFLGQRGLVEDDFLMKVLEGMAFAGFVSERGVPYRPTDLFDELVAHEVARMRADENHPQRVLRHVQELAEQLYKNENPYPAVAMHKVQKPGEASHLRRVPRPFPRLDEGTVQWIVDQAAAKTQGAPPAVKAERRTTVPAGPPMTAILERGSGLHANSARRLEVVRNCISYVFEGKMLEAKKLLPAVLRALKGRAARRCLTQELHLHVQQNRAVLDHQQFDFIIRMMNCCLQDCTSLDEHGIAAALLPLVTAFCRKLSPGVTQFAYSCVQEHVVWSTPQFWEAMFYGDVQTHIRALYLETTEDRALSQEVGETLSQEDERSALDVASEQRRLWPTLSREKQQELVQKEESTVFSQAIHYANRMSYLLLPLDSSKSRLLRERAGLGDLESASNSLVTNSMAGSMAESYDTESGFEDAETCDVAGAVVRFINRFVDKVCTESGVTSDHLKGLHVMVPDIVQMHIETLEAVHRESKRLPPIQKPKLLRPCLLPGEECVLDGLRVYLLPDGREEGAGGTVGGPALLPAEGAVFLTTYRVIFTGMPTDPLVGEQVVVRSFPVAALTKEKRISVQSPVDQLLQDGLQLRSCTFQLLKMAFDEEVGSDSAELFRKQLHKLRYPPDVRGTFAFTLGSAHISGQQSRATKDKGSSLRTLSRNLVKNAKKTIGRQYITRKKYSPPSWEHRGQPPTEDQDQEDEISVSEELEPSTLTPSSALKPSDRMTMSSLVERACCRDYQRLGLGTLSSSLSRAKSEPFRISPVNRMYAICRSYPGLLIVPQSVQDNALQRVSRCYRQNRFPVVCWRSGRSKAVLLRSGGLHSKGMVSLFKAQNAPSPGQSQADSSSLEQEKYLQAVVSSMPRYADTSGRNTLSGFSSAHMSGHVPSPRARVTTLSNPMAASASRRTAPRGKWGSVRASGRSSGLGADVGSRLAGRDMLGPPQANGAPPDQGFLRPQRAALYIIGDKAQLKGVRPDPLQQWELVPIEVFEARQVKASFKKLLKACVPGCPAAEPSPASFLRLLEDSEWLIQIHKLLQVSVLVVELLDSGSSVLVSLEDGWDITTQVVSLVQLLSDPFYRTLEGFRLLVEKEWLSFGHRFSHRGAHTLAGQSSGFTPVFLQFLDCVHQVHLQFPMEFEFSQFYLKFLGYHHVSRRFRTFLLDSDYERIELGLLYDEKGEHRAQLPCRSVWEYVDRLSKRTPVFYNYVYAPEDTEVLRPYSNVSNLKVWDFYTEETLAEGPPYDWELAQGPPEPPEEERPDGAAPQSRRRVVWPCYDSRPRAQPDAISRLLEELQRLETELGRPPERWKDTWDRVKAAQRLENRPDGRGTPSSLLVSSVPHHRRSLGVYLQEGPMGSTLSLSLDSDQSSGSTASGSRQAARRSTSTLYSQFQTAESENRSYEGTLYKKGAFMKPWKARWFVLDKTKHQLRYYDHRVDTECKGVIDLAEVEAVAPGTPTMGAPKTVDEKAFFDVKTTRRVYNFCAQDVPSAQQWVDRIQSCLSDA; translated from the exons GCAGTGGTGTGTACCGAGGATTCTgcggagagggaggaagaggcagatGAGGGAGGCCGGGGGCAGCTCTCACCCACAGCACAGGCCCCACCTGCCCAGCTGTTTGCTCCGAAGACACTGGTGCTGGTGTCGCGACTGGACCACGCAGAGGTGTTCAGG AACAGCCTCGGGCTCATCTACACCATCCATGTGGAGGGCCTGAATGTGTGTCTGGAGAACGTGATTGGCAACCTGTTGACCTGCACTGTCCCCCTGGCTGGGGGCTCGCAG AGAACCATCTCTTTGGGGGCTGGTGACCGGCAGGTCATCCAGACCCCACTGGTTGACTCGCTGCCTGTCAGCCGCTGCAGTGTGGCCCTGCTGTTCCGCCAGCTGG GCATTACAAATGTGCTGTCTCTGTTCTGTGCCGCCCTCACGGAGCACAAGGTCCTCTTCCTGTCCCGGAGCTACCAGCGGCTCGCAGACGCCTGCCGGGGCCTCCTGGCACTCTTGTTCCCTCTCAGATACAG CTTCACCTACGTGCCCATCCTGCCGGCACAGCTGCTGGAGGTCCTCAGCACACCCACACCCTTCATCATTGGTGTCAACGCGGCCTTCCAGGCAGAGACCCAGGAGCTG CTAGATGTGATTATTGCTGATCTTGATGGAGGGACGGTGACGGTCCCTGAGTGTGTGCACATTCCACCCCTGCCAGAGCCATTGCAGAGCCAGACGCACAGCATTCTGAGCATG GTCCTGGATCCAGAGCTGGAGATGGCTGACCTCGCCTTCCCCCCACCCACGACATCCATCTCCTCCCTGAAGATGCAG GACAAGGAACTGCGGGCTGTCTTCCTCCGGCTCTTTGCACAGCTCTTGCAGGGCTATCGCTGGTGTCTGAACATCGTGCGCATCCACCCAGAGCCTGTCATCCGCTTTCATAAG GCAGCCTTCCTGGGCCAGCGTGGACTGGTGGAGGACGATTTCTTGATGAAGGTGCTGGAGGGCATGGCCTTTGCAGGCTTTGTGTCAGAGCGTGGGGTCCCCTACCGTCCCACGGACCTCTTTGATGAG CTGGTGGCCCATGAGGTGGCACGGATGCGGGCAGATGAGAACCATCCCCAGCGTGTCCTGCGTCATGTCCAGGAACTGGCAGAGCAGCTCTATAAGAAC GAGAACCCATACCCAGCTGTAGCGATGCACAAGGTGCAGAAGCCAGGCGAGGCCAGTCACCTGCGGCGGGTGCCCCGGCCCTTCCCCCGGCTCGATGAGGGCACTGTGCAGTGGATCGTGGACCAGGCTGCAGCCAAGACGCAGGGTGCACCCCCGGCCGTGAAGGCTGAGAGGAGGACCACTGTGCCCGCGGGGCCCCCAATGA CTGCCATCCTGGAGCGGGGCAGTGGGCTGCACGCCAACAGCGCCCGCAGGCTGGAGGTTGTGCGCAACTGCATCTCCTATGTATTCGAGGGGAAGATGCTTGAGGCCAAGAAG TTGCTCCCGGCTGTGCTGAGGGCTCTGAAGGGACGGGCTGCCCGCCGCTGCCTCACCCAGGAGCTGCACCTGCATGTGCAGCAGAACCGGGCAGTCCTGGACCACCAACAGTTCGACTTCATCATCCGCATGATGAACTGCTGCCTGCAG GACTGCACCTCTCTGGATGAGCATGGCATTGCAGCCGCTCTGCTGCCCCTGGTCACAGCCTTCTGCCGG AAGCTGAGCCCGGGGGTGACGCAGTTTGCATACAGCTGCGTGCAGGAGCACGTAGTGTGGAGCACGCCACAGTTCTGGGAGGCCATGTTCTACGGGGACGTGCAGACCCACATCCGGGCCCTCTACCTGGAAACTACTGAGGACCGAGCCCTCTCCCAG GAAGTTGGGGAGACACTTTCCCAGGAGGACGAGCGCTCTGCTCTGGACGTGGCTTCAGAGCAGCGGCGCCTGTGGCCAACCCTGAGCCGCGAGAAGCAGCAGGAGCTGGTGCAGAAGGAGGAGAGCACAGTGTTCAGCCAGGCTATTCATTACGCCAACCGCATGAGCTAcctcctgctgcccctggacAGCAGCAAGAGCCGCCTGCTGCGGGAGCGGGCGGGGCTGGGTGACCTGGAGAGTGCCAGCAACAGCCTGGTCACCAAcag CATGGCAGGTAGCATGGCTGAGAGCTATGATACAGAAAGTGGCTTCGAGGACGCAGAGACCTGCGACGTGGCTGGGGCCGTGGTCCGCTTCATCAACCGCTTTGTGGACAAGGTCTGCACAGAGAGTGGGGTCACCAGCGACCATCTCAAGGGGCTGCATGTCATGGTGCCAG ACATTGTCCAGATGCACATTGAGACCCTGGAGGCTGTGCACCGAGAGAGCAAGAGGCTGCCGCCCATCCAGAAG CCCAAACTGCTGCGGCCATGCCTGCTGCCTGGCGAGGAGTGTGTGCTGGATGGCCTGCGTGTCTACCTACTGCCTGACGGGCGTGAGGAGGGTGCAGGGGGGACTGTGGGAGGCCCTGCACTGCTGCCAGCTGAGGGTGCTGTCTTCCTCACCACCTACCGGGTCATCTTCACGGGGATGCCCACTGACCCTCTGG TGGGGGAACAGGTGGTGGTCCGCTCCTTCCCGGTGGCCGCGCTGACCAAGGAGAAGCGCATCAGTGTCCAGAGCCCTGTGGACCAGCTCCTGCAGGACGGGCTGCAGCTGCGCTCCTGCACATTCCAG CTGCTGAAAATGGCCTTTGACGAGGAGGTGGGGTCCGACAGTGCCGAGCTCTTCCGTAAGCAGCTGCACAAGCTGCGGTACCCACCAGATGTCAGGGGCACCTTTGCGTTCACCTTGGGGTCTGCCCACATATCTGGCCAGCAGTCCCGGGCCACCAAGGACAAAGGTTCTTCTCTCAG AACCCTGTCCCGGAACCTGGTGAAGAATGCCAAGAAGACCATCGGGCGTCAGTACATCACTCGGAAGAAGTACAGCCCCCCCAGCTGGGAGCATCGGGGCCAGCCGCCCACTGAGGACCAGGACCAGGAGGATGAGATCTCAG TGTCGGAGGAGCTGGAGCCCAGCACGCTGACCCCGTCCTCAGCCCTGAAGCCCTCGGACCGCATGACCATGAGCAGTCTGGTGGAGAGGGCGTGTTGCCGTGACTACCAGCGGCTTGGCCTGGGCACCCTGAGCAGCAGCTTGAGCCGGGCCAAGTCCGAGCCCTTTCGTATCTCCCCAGTGAACCGCATGTATGCCATCTGCCGCAG CTACCCAGGGCTGCTGATCGTTCCCCAGAGTGTCCAGGACAACGCCCTGCAGCGTGTGTCCCGCTGCTACCGCCAGAACCGCTTCCCTGTGGTCTGCTGGCGCAGTGGGCGCTCCAAGGCTGTGCTGCTGCGCTCCGGGGGTCTGCACAGCAAGGGCATGGTCAGCCTCTTCAAGGCCCAGAATGCACCTTCTCCAG GCCAGTCCCAGGCGGACTCCAGCAGCTTGGAGCAAGAGAAGTACCTGCAGGCAGTGGTCAGCTCCATGCCCCGCTACGCAGACACGTCGGGACGCAACACGCTCAGCGGCTTCTCCTCAGCCCACATGAGTGGTCACG TGCCCAGCCCCAGAGCCAGGGTCACCACGCTGTCCAACCCCATGGCGGCCTCGGCCTCCAGACGGACCGCGCCCCGAG GAAAGTGGGGCAGTGTCCGGGCCAGTGGGCGCAGCAGTGGGCTCGGTGCCGATGTGGGCTCCCGGCTGGCTGGCAGAGACATGCTGGGCCCCCCCCAGGCCAACGGGGCCCCTCCTGACCAGGGCTTTCTGCGGCCTCAGCGTGCAGCCCTCTATATCATTGGGGACAAAGCCCAGCTCAAG GGTGTGCGGCCAGACCCCCTGCAGCAGTGGGAATTGGTGCCCATCGAGGTGTTCGAGGCGCGGCAGGTAAAGGCCAGCTTCAAGAAGCTGCTGAAGGCATGTGTCCCGGGCTGCCCTGCCgctgagcccagcccagcctccttCCTGCGCTTGCTGGAGGACTCCGAGTGGCTGATCCAG ATTCACAAGCTCCTGCAGGTGTCGGTCCTGGTGGTGGAGCTCCTGGACTCGGGCTCCTCTGTCCTGGTGAGCCTGGAGGACGGTTGGGACATCACCACTCAG GTGGTGTCCTTGGTTCAGCTGCTCTCAGACCCCTTCTACCGCACCCTAGAGGGCTTCCGTCTGCTAGTGGAAAAGGAGTGGCTGTCCTTCGGCCACCGCTTCAGCCACCGCGGGGCCCACACCCTGGCTGGACAGAGCAGCGGCTTCACACCTGTCTTCTTGCAGTTCCTGGACTGCGTACATCAG GTCCACCTGCAGTTCCCCATGGAGTTTGAGTTCAGCCAGTTCTACCTCAAGTTCCTTGGCTACCACCACGTGTCCCGCCGTTTCCGGACCTTCCTGCTCGACTCTGATTACGAGCGCATCGAGCTGG GGCTGCTGTACGACGAGAAGGGCGAACACAGGGCCCAGCTGCCCTGCAGGTCTGTGTGGGAGTATGTGGACCGGCTGAGCAAGAGGACGCCTGTGTTCTACAACTACGTGTACGCGCCTGAGGACACCGAG GTCCTGCGGCCCTACAGCAACGTATCCAACCTGAAGGTGTGGGACTTCTACACCGAAGAGACGCTGGCTGAGGGCCCTCCCTACGACTGGGAACTGGCTCAGGGTCCCCCTGAGCCTCCAGAGGAGGAACGGCCTGATGGAGCTGCTCCCCAGAGTAGGCGCCGCGTGGTGTGGCCCTGCTATGACAGCCGTCCCCGAGCCCAGCCCGATGCCATCTCGCGCCTGCTGGAG GAGCTGCAGCGGCTGGAGACAGAGTTGGGCCGACCTCCTGAGCGCTGGAAGGACACTTGGGACCGGGTGAAGGCTGCACAGCGCCTCGAAAACCGGCCAGATGGACGT gGCACCCCCAGCTCGCTGCTAGTGTCCAGCGTGCCCCACCACCGCCGCTCGCTGGGCGTGTATCTGCAGGAGGGGCCCATGGGCTCCACCCTGAGCCTCAGCCTGGACAGTGATCAGAGCAGTGGCTCAACTGCGTCTGGCTCCCGCCAGGCTGCCCGCCGCAGCACCAGCACCCTGTACAGCCAGTTCCAGACAGCCGAGAGTGAGAATAG GTCCTATGAGGGCACCCTATACAAGAAGGGAGCCTTCATGAAGCCCTGGAAGGCCCGTTGGTTTGTGCTGGACAAGACCAAGCACCAG CTGCGCTACTATGACCACCGAGTGGATACAGAGTGCAAGGGTGTCATCGACCTggcagaggtggaggctgtggcgCCTGGCACACCCACCATGGGCGCCCCTAAGACCGTGGATGAGAAGGCCTTCTTTGACGTGAAGACAACGCGTCGTGTTTACAACTTCTGTGCCCAGGATGTGCCCTCGGCCCAGCAGTGGGTAGACCGGATCCAGAGCTGCCTGTCGGATGCCTGA
- the SBF1 gene encoding myotubularin-related protein 5 isoform X2, whose translation MARLADYFVLVAFGPHPRGSGEGQGQILQRFPEKDWEDNPFPQGIELFCQPSGWQLCPERNPPTFFVAVLTDINSERHYCACLTFWEPVEPTQAVVCTEDSAEREEEADEGGRGQLSPTAQAPPAQLFAPKTLVLVSRLDHAEVFRNSLGLIYTIHVEGLNVCLENVIGNLLTCTVPLAGGSQRTISLGAGDRQVIQTPLVDSLPVSRCSVALLFRQLGITNVLSLFCAALTEHKVLFLSRSYQRLADACRGLLALLFPLRYSFTYVPILPAQLLEVLSTPTPFIIGVNAAFQAETQELLDVIIADLDGGTVTVPECVHIPPLPEPLQSQTHSILSMVLDPELEMADLAFPPPTTSISSLKMQDKELRAVFLRLFAQLLQGYRWCLNIVRIHPEPVIRFHKAAFLGQRGLVEDDFLMKVLEGMAFAGFVSERGVPYRPTDLFDELVAHEVARMRADENHPQRVLRHVQELAEQLYKNENPYPAVAMHKVQKPGEASHLRRVPRPFPRLDEGTVQWIVDQAAAKTQGAPPAVKAERRTTVPAGPPMTAILERGSGLHANSARRLEVVRNCISYVFEGKMLEAKKLLPAVLRALKGRAARRCLTQELHLHVQQNRAVLDHQQFDFIIRMMNCCLQDCTSLDEHGIAAALLPLVTAFCRKLSPGVTQFAYSCVQEHVVWSTPQFWEAMFYGDVQTHIRALYLETTEDRALSQEVGETLSQEDERSALDVASEQRRLWPTLSREKQQELVQKEESTVFSQAIHYANRMSYLLLPLDSSKSRLLRERAGLGDLESASNSLVTNSMAGSMAESYDTESGFEDAETCDVAGAVVRFINRFVDKVCTESGVTSDHLKGLHVMVPDIVQMHIETLEAVHRESKRLPPIQKPKLLRPCLLPGEECVLDGLRVYLLPDGREEGAGGTVGGPALLPAEGAVFLTTYRVIFTGMPTDPLVGEQVVVRSFPVAALTKEKRISVQSPVDQLLQDGLQLRSCTFQLLKMAFDEEVGSDSAELFRKQLHKLRYPPDVRGTFAFTLGSAHISGQQSRATKDKGSSLRTLSRNLVKNAKKTIGRQYITRKKYSPPSWEHRGQPPTEDQDQEDEISVSEELEPSTLTPSSALKPSDRMTMSSLVERACCRDYQRLGLGTLSSSLSRAKSEPFRISPVNRMYAICRSYPGLLIVPQSVQDNALQRVSRCYRQNRFPVVCWRSGRSKAVLLRSGGLHSKGMVSLFKAQNAPSPGQSQADSSSLEQEKYLQAVVSSMPRYADTSGRNTLSGFSSAHMSGHGKWGSVRASGRSSGLGADVGSRLAGRDMLGPPQANGAPPDQGFLRPQRAALYIIGDKAQLKGVRPDPLQQWELVPIEVFEARQVKASFKKLLKACVPGCPAAEPSPASFLRLLEDSEWLIQIHKLLQVSVLVVELLDSGSSVLVSLEDGWDITTQVVSLVQLLSDPFYRTLEGFRLLVEKEWLSFGHRFSHRGAHTLAGQSSGFTPVFLQFLDCVHQVHLQFPMEFEFSQFYLKFLGYHHVSRRFRTFLLDSDYERIELGLLYDEKGEHRAQLPCRSVWEYVDRLSKRTPVFYNYVYAPEDTEVLRPYSNVSNLKVWDFYTEETLAEGPPYDWELAQGPPEPPEEERPDGAAPQSRRRVVWPCYDSRPRAQPDAISRLLEELQRLETELGRPPERWKDTWDRVKAAQRLENRPDGRGTPSSLLVSSVPHHRRSLGVYLQEGPMGSTLSLSLDSDQSSGSTASGSRQAARRSTSTLYSQFQTAESENRSYEGTLYKKGAFMKPWKARWFVLDKTKHQLRYYDHRVDTECKGVIDLAEVEAVAPGTPTMGAPKTVDEKAFFDVKTTRRVYNFCAQDVPSAQQWVDRIQSCLSDA comes from the exons GCAGTGGTGTGTACCGAGGATTCTgcggagagggaggaagaggcagatGAGGGAGGCCGGGGGCAGCTCTCACCCACAGCACAGGCCCCACCTGCCCAGCTGTTTGCTCCGAAGACACTGGTGCTGGTGTCGCGACTGGACCACGCAGAGGTGTTCAGG AACAGCCTCGGGCTCATCTACACCATCCATGTGGAGGGCCTGAATGTGTGTCTGGAGAACGTGATTGGCAACCTGTTGACCTGCACTGTCCCCCTGGCTGGGGGCTCGCAG AGAACCATCTCTTTGGGGGCTGGTGACCGGCAGGTCATCCAGACCCCACTGGTTGACTCGCTGCCTGTCAGCCGCTGCAGTGTGGCCCTGCTGTTCCGCCAGCTGG GCATTACAAATGTGCTGTCTCTGTTCTGTGCCGCCCTCACGGAGCACAAGGTCCTCTTCCTGTCCCGGAGCTACCAGCGGCTCGCAGACGCCTGCCGGGGCCTCCTGGCACTCTTGTTCCCTCTCAGATACAG CTTCACCTACGTGCCCATCCTGCCGGCACAGCTGCTGGAGGTCCTCAGCACACCCACACCCTTCATCATTGGTGTCAACGCGGCCTTCCAGGCAGAGACCCAGGAGCTG CTAGATGTGATTATTGCTGATCTTGATGGAGGGACGGTGACGGTCCCTGAGTGTGTGCACATTCCACCCCTGCCAGAGCCATTGCAGAGCCAGACGCACAGCATTCTGAGCATG GTCCTGGATCCAGAGCTGGAGATGGCTGACCTCGCCTTCCCCCCACCCACGACATCCATCTCCTCCCTGAAGATGCAG GACAAGGAACTGCGGGCTGTCTTCCTCCGGCTCTTTGCACAGCTCTTGCAGGGCTATCGCTGGTGTCTGAACATCGTGCGCATCCACCCAGAGCCTGTCATCCGCTTTCATAAG GCAGCCTTCCTGGGCCAGCGTGGACTGGTGGAGGACGATTTCTTGATGAAGGTGCTGGAGGGCATGGCCTTTGCAGGCTTTGTGTCAGAGCGTGGGGTCCCCTACCGTCCCACGGACCTCTTTGATGAG CTGGTGGCCCATGAGGTGGCACGGATGCGGGCAGATGAGAACCATCCCCAGCGTGTCCTGCGTCATGTCCAGGAACTGGCAGAGCAGCTCTATAAGAAC GAGAACCCATACCCAGCTGTAGCGATGCACAAGGTGCAGAAGCCAGGCGAGGCCAGTCACCTGCGGCGGGTGCCCCGGCCCTTCCCCCGGCTCGATGAGGGCACTGTGCAGTGGATCGTGGACCAGGCTGCAGCCAAGACGCAGGGTGCACCCCCGGCCGTGAAGGCTGAGAGGAGGACCACTGTGCCCGCGGGGCCCCCAATGA CTGCCATCCTGGAGCGGGGCAGTGGGCTGCACGCCAACAGCGCCCGCAGGCTGGAGGTTGTGCGCAACTGCATCTCCTATGTATTCGAGGGGAAGATGCTTGAGGCCAAGAAG TTGCTCCCGGCTGTGCTGAGGGCTCTGAAGGGACGGGCTGCCCGCCGCTGCCTCACCCAGGAGCTGCACCTGCATGTGCAGCAGAACCGGGCAGTCCTGGACCACCAACAGTTCGACTTCATCATCCGCATGATGAACTGCTGCCTGCAG GACTGCACCTCTCTGGATGAGCATGGCATTGCAGCCGCTCTGCTGCCCCTGGTCACAGCCTTCTGCCGG AAGCTGAGCCCGGGGGTGACGCAGTTTGCATACAGCTGCGTGCAGGAGCACGTAGTGTGGAGCACGCCACAGTTCTGGGAGGCCATGTTCTACGGGGACGTGCAGACCCACATCCGGGCCCTCTACCTGGAAACTACTGAGGACCGAGCCCTCTCCCAG GAAGTTGGGGAGACACTTTCCCAGGAGGACGAGCGCTCTGCTCTGGACGTGGCTTCAGAGCAGCGGCGCCTGTGGCCAACCCTGAGCCGCGAGAAGCAGCAGGAGCTGGTGCAGAAGGAGGAGAGCACAGTGTTCAGCCAGGCTATTCATTACGCCAACCGCATGAGCTAcctcctgctgcccctggacAGCAGCAAGAGCCGCCTGCTGCGGGAGCGGGCGGGGCTGGGTGACCTGGAGAGTGCCAGCAACAGCCTGGTCACCAAcag CATGGCAGGTAGCATGGCTGAGAGCTATGATACAGAAAGTGGCTTCGAGGACGCAGAGACCTGCGACGTGGCTGGGGCCGTGGTCCGCTTCATCAACCGCTTTGTGGACAAGGTCTGCACAGAGAGTGGGGTCACCAGCGACCATCTCAAGGGGCTGCATGTCATGGTGCCAG ACATTGTCCAGATGCACATTGAGACCCTGGAGGCTGTGCACCGAGAGAGCAAGAGGCTGCCGCCCATCCAGAAG CCCAAACTGCTGCGGCCATGCCTGCTGCCTGGCGAGGAGTGTGTGCTGGATGGCCTGCGTGTCTACCTACTGCCTGACGGGCGTGAGGAGGGTGCAGGGGGGACTGTGGGAGGCCCTGCACTGCTGCCAGCTGAGGGTGCTGTCTTCCTCACCACCTACCGGGTCATCTTCACGGGGATGCCCACTGACCCTCTGG TGGGGGAACAGGTGGTGGTCCGCTCCTTCCCGGTGGCCGCGCTGACCAAGGAGAAGCGCATCAGTGTCCAGAGCCCTGTGGACCAGCTCCTGCAGGACGGGCTGCAGCTGCGCTCCTGCACATTCCAG CTGCTGAAAATGGCCTTTGACGAGGAGGTGGGGTCCGACAGTGCCGAGCTCTTCCGTAAGCAGCTGCACAAGCTGCGGTACCCACCAGATGTCAGGGGCACCTTTGCGTTCACCTTGGGGTCTGCCCACATATCTGGCCAGCAGTCCCGGGCCACCAAGGACAAAGGTTCTTCTCTCAG AACCCTGTCCCGGAACCTGGTGAAGAATGCCAAGAAGACCATCGGGCGTCAGTACATCACTCGGAAGAAGTACAGCCCCCCCAGCTGGGAGCATCGGGGCCAGCCGCCCACTGAGGACCAGGACCAGGAGGATGAGATCTCAG TGTCGGAGGAGCTGGAGCCCAGCACGCTGACCCCGTCCTCAGCCCTGAAGCCCTCGGACCGCATGACCATGAGCAGTCTGGTGGAGAGGGCGTGTTGCCGTGACTACCAGCGGCTTGGCCTGGGCACCCTGAGCAGCAGCTTGAGCCGGGCCAAGTCCGAGCCCTTTCGTATCTCCCCAGTGAACCGCATGTATGCCATCTGCCGCAG CTACCCAGGGCTGCTGATCGTTCCCCAGAGTGTCCAGGACAACGCCCTGCAGCGTGTGTCCCGCTGCTACCGCCAGAACCGCTTCCCTGTGGTCTGCTGGCGCAGTGGGCGCTCCAAGGCTGTGCTGCTGCGCTCCGGGGGTCTGCACAGCAAGGGCATGGTCAGCCTCTTCAAGGCCCAGAATGCACCTTCTCCAG GCCAGTCCCAGGCGGACTCCAGCAGCTTGGAGCAAGAGAAGTACCTGCAGGCAGTGGTCAGCTCCATGCCCCGCTACGCAGACACGTCGGGACGCAACACGCTCAGCGGCTTCTCCTCAGCCCACATGAGTGGTCACG GAAAGTGGGGCAGTGTCCGGGCCAGTGGGCGCAGCAGTGGGCTCGGTGCCGATGTGGGCTCCCGGCTGGCTGGCAGAGACATGCTGGGCCCCCCCCAGGCCAACGGGGCCCCTCCTGACCAGGGCTTTCTGCGGCCTCAGCGTGCAGCCCTCTATATCATTGGGGACAAAGCCCAGCTCAAG GGTGTGCGGCCAGACCCCCTGCAGCAGTGGGAATTGGTGCCCATCGAGGTGTTCGAGGCGCGGCAGGTAAAGGCCAGCTTCAAGAAGCTGCTGAAGGCATGTGTCCCGGGCTGCCCTGCCgctgagcccagcccagcctccttCCTGCGCTTGCTGGAGGACTCCGAGTGGCTGATCCAG ATTCACAAGCTCCTGCAGGTGTCGGTCCTGGTGGTGGAGCTCCTGGACTCGGGCTCCTCTGTCCTGGTGAGCCTGGAGGACGGTTGGGACATCACCACTCAG GTGGTGTCCTTGGTTCAGCTGCTCTCAGACCCCTTCTACCGCACCCTAGAGGGCTTCCGTCTGCTAGTGGAAAAGGAGTGGCTGTCCTTCGGCCACCGCTTCAGCCACCGCGGGGCCCACACCCTGGCTGGACAGAGCAGCGGCTTCACACCTGTCTTCTTGCAGTTCCTGGACTGCGTACATCAG GTCCACCTGCAGTTCCCCATGGAGTTTGAGTTCAGCCAGTTCTACCTCAAGTTCCTTGGCTACCACCACGTGTCCCGCCGTTTCCGGACCTTCCTGCTCGACTCTGATTACGAGCGCATCGAGCTGG GGCTGCTGTACGACGAGAAGGGCGAACACAGGGCCCAGCTGCCCTGCAGGTCTGTGTGGGAGTATGTGGACCGGCTGAGCAAGAGGACGCCTGTGTTCTACAACTACGTGTACGCGCCTGAGGACACCGAG GTCCTGCGGCCCTACAGCAACGTATCCAACCTGAAGGTGTGGGACTTCTACACCGAAGAGACGCTGGCTGAGGGCCCTCCCTACGACTGGGAACTGGCTCAGGGTCCCCCTGAGCCTCCAGAGGAGGAACGGCCTGATGGAGCTGCTCCCCAGAGTAGGCGCCGCGTGGTGTGGCCCTGCTATGACAGCCGTCCCCGAGCCCAGCCCGATGCCATCTCGCGCCTGCTGGAG GAGCTGCAGCGGCTGGAGACAGAGTTGGGCCGACCTCCTGAGCGCTGGAAGGACACTTGGGACCGGGTGAAGGCTGCACAGCGCCTCGAAAACCGGCCAGATGGACGT gGCACCCCCAGCTCGCTGCTAGTGTCCAGCGTGCCCCACCACCGCCGCTCGCTGGGCGTGTATCTGCAGGAGGGGCCCATGGGCTCCACCCTGAGCCTCAGCCTGGACAGTGATCAGAGCAGTGGCTCAACTGCGTCTGGCTCCCGCCAGGCTGCCCGCCGCAGCACCAGCACCCTGTACAGCCAGTTCCAGACAGCCGAGAGTGAGAATAG GTCCTATGAGGGCACCCTATACAAGAAGGGAGCCTTCATGAAGCCCTGGAAGGCCCGTTGGTTTGTGCTGGACAAGACCAAGCACCAG CTGCGCTACTATGACCACCGAGTGGATACAGAGTGCAAGGGTGTCATCGACCTggcagaggtggaggctgtggcgCCTGGCACACCCACCATGGGCGCCCCTAAGACCGTGGATGAGAAGGCCTTCTTTGACGTGAAGACAACGCGTCGTGTTTACAACTTCTGTGCCCAGGATGTGCCCTCGGCCCAGCAGTGGGTAGACCGGATCCAGAGCTGCCTGTCGGATGCCTGA